A window from Candidatus Nitrospira neomarina encodes these proteins:
- the thrS gene encoding threonine--tRNA ligase translates to MESIQVSLQGESSQVLPRGISAKAALEKLKGAVPPEVLAVKANGVEIDLLGSLETDSILQPLMFDSPEGKEIYRHSSTHIMAQAVKECFPSAQLTIGPAIEEGFFYDFAFERPFTPEDLEKIEAKALEIIKRNLSVSRREFSKEEAIEFFKNRGEFYKVELIQGFPDGEPVSAYTQGDFVDLCRGPHLPATGYVKAFKLLNSAGAYWRGDERNPMLQRLYGTSFPSKEALQAHLDNLEEIKRRDHRKLGKDLDLFSIQDETGPGLILWHPKGAQIRLLIENFWREQHLANQYELVYSPHVARLDLWKTSGHVDFYKENMFASMPVESSEYQLKPMNCPFHIMVYKSHLRSYRDLPIRYGELGTVYRYERSGVLHGLMRVRGFTQDDAHLFCRPDQLGEEVQKVLKFITSMLGTFGFTEFKMFLSTRPEKAVGTIEQWDQATLALETALKNGGYAYQEDPGEGVFYGPKIDVKIQDALGRSWQCSTVQIDFNNPERFGLTYVGDDGKTHQPIMIHRALLGSIERFFGILLEHFGGAFPAWLAPVQVTVLPISEKHQEYAQEVEKNLRQEGCRVGLDLRNEKIGLKIREAEKAKIPFMIIVGDREAEAKMVAVRQRNGKNLGTMPIIDLVTLIREDMPEAVRKGSLLFE, encoded by the coding sequence ATGGAATCTATTCAGGTATCACTGCAAGGCGAAAGTAGCCAGGTTCTTCCCAGAGGGATCTCGGCCAAGGCGGCACTAGAGAAGCTGAAGGGAGCCGTGCCCCCTGAGGTGTTGGCCGTGAAGGCCAATGGCGTGGAAATAGACCTCCTGGGTTCCCTGGAGACCGATTCCATCTTGCAGCCCTTGATGTTTGATTCCCCGGAAGGAAAAGAAATTTATCGGCACAGTAGTACGCATATTATGGCCCAAGCGGTGAAGGAATGCTTTCCTTCCGCCCAATTAACCATTGGTCCGGCCATCGAGGAGGGCTTCTTTTATGACTTTGCCTTTGAGCGCCCGTTCACGCCGGAAGATTTAGAAAAAATTGAAGCCAAGGCTTTGGAAATCATCAAACGGAATCTTTCGGTTTCAAGACGTGAGTTCTCCAAGGAAGAGGCCATTGAATTTTTTAAAAATCGTGGTGAATTCTATAAGGTAGAGCTCATTCAAGGGTTTCCTGATGGAGAACCGGTGTCTGCCTATACCCAAGGGGATTTCGTCGATCTCTGTCGTGGCCCCCATCTGCCGGCTACGGGCTATGTCAAAGCCTTTAAACTCCTGAATAGTGCAGGAGCCTATTGGCGAGGGGATGAACGGAATCCCATGTTGCAGCGGCTTTATGGCACGTCCTTTCCCTCAAAAGAAGCTTTGCAGGCTCACCTGGATAATTTAGAGGAGATTAAACGCCGTGACCATAGAAAGCTCGGGAAAGACCTCGATTTATTTAGTATTCAGGACGAAACCGGACCCGGTCTTATTTTATGGCACCCCAAAGGGGCACAAATCCGTCTGCTGATTGAAAATTTTTGGCGGGAACAACATTTAGCCAATCAGTATGAGTTGGTTTATTCGCCGCATGTTGCTCGGTTGGATTTATGGAAAACCAGCGGGCATGTGGACTTTTACAAAGAAAATATGTTCGCCTCCATGCCTGTCGAGTCCAGTGAATATCAGCTAAAGCCCATGAATTGTCCGTTTCATATCATGGTGTATAAATCACATTTGCGGAGTTATCGTGATCTGCCCATCCGCTACGGGGAATTGGGAACTGTCTATCGGTACGAACGTTCCGGAGTCCTGCATGGCCTCATGCGGGTTCGGGGATTTACCCAGGATGATGCTCATTTATTCTGCCGCCCTGACCAGTTGGGTGAAGAGGTCCAAAAGGTCCTGAAATTTATTACGAGTATGCTGGGGACTTTTGGATTTACGGAATTCAAGATGTTTCTCTCCACTCGGCCCGAAAAGGCTGTGGGGACGATCGAGCAATGGGATCAAGCGACGTTGGCGCTGGAAACTGCGCTGAAAAACGGAGGCTATGCCTATCAGGAAGATCCTGGGGAAGGGGTCTTTTATGGGCCTAAAATTGATGTCAAAATTCAGGATGCCTTAGGCCGATCCTGGCAATGCTCAACGGTTCAGATTGATTTCAATAATCCCGAGAGATTTGGCCTGACCTACGTGGGTGATGATGGTAAAACCCATCAACCTATCATGATCCACCGGGCTTTATTAGGATCGATTGAGCGATTTTTCGGGATTCTCCTGGAGCATTTTGGGGGTGCCTTTCCGGCCTGGTTGGCCCCTGTCCAGGTTACGGTCCTCCCAATTTCAGAAAAACATCAAGAGTATGCTCAAGAGGTTGAAAAAAATCTTCGTCAGGAAGGCTGTCGCGTCGGCTTAGACTTGCGAAATGAAAAGATTGGCCTTAAAATCCGTGAGGCTGAAAAGGCAAAGATTCCTTTCATGATTATCGTGGGGGATCGGGAAGCTGAAGCAAAGATGGTTGCGGTACGACAAAGGAACGGGAAAAATTTGGGAACGATGCCTATTATTGATTTGGTGACGCTGATTCGGGAAGATATGCCCGAGGCTGTTAGGAAGGGTTCTTTACTTTTCGAATGA
- the infC gene encoding translation initiation factor IF-3: MTRPVTPKQRINHFIKNPEVRVIGAEGEQLGILKTSEAIRQAREIGYDLVEVAPTADPPVCRIMDYGKFKYEQSKKEHRMRLNQKSTQVKEVKFRPRTDKHDMETKVRQIRDFLEEGNKTKVTVMFRGREMANQELGFKAIQKVIEELKGAGNIESPPRMEGRNLYMVVAPK, from the coding sequence ATGACTCGTCCGGTGACACCCAAACAACGTATTAATCATTTCATCAAAAATCCTGAAGTCCGGGTTATTGGTGCTGAAGGTGAACAACTTGGAATCCTGAAGACATCAGAGGCGATTCGGCAGGCGAGGGAAATTGGATATGATTTGGTGGAAGTGGCTCCTACCGCGGACCCTCCGGTCTGCCGTATTATGGATTATGGGAAATTTAAGTATGAACAGAGCAAAAAAGAACATCGCATGCGACTTAACCAGAAATCCACCCAGGTTAAGGAAGTTAAATTTCGGCCTCGGACAGACAAGCACGATATGGAGACGAAAGTCCGGCAAATACGGGACTTCCTGGAAGAAGGGAATAAGACCAAAGTTACGGTTATGTTCCGCGGTCGAGAAATGGCCAATCAAGAGCTTGGGTTCAAAGCGATTCAGAAGGTTATTGAGGAGTTAAAGGGCGCAGGAAATATTGAAAGCCCTCCTAGAATGGAAGGCCGGAATCTTTACATGGTGGTTGCTCCAAAATAA
- the rpmI gene encoding 50S ribosomal protein L35 — protein MKLKNHSGASKRFKRSGSGKWMRRKAGMRHILTSKAPGVKSRLSGAAEVRKEDRTSLSRLLPYK, from the coding sequence ATGAAATTAAAAAATCACTCAGGAGCCAGTAAGCGATTTAAACGATCCGGCTCTGGCAAGTGGATGCGGCGGAAGGCCGGAATGCGTCATATCCTCACTTCCAAGGCACCAGGTGTAAAATCCAGACTAAGCGGTGCAGCAGAGGTCAGAAAAGAAGACCGCACTTCATTGTCTCGATTACTCCCCTATAAGTAA
- the rplT gene encoding 50S ribosomal protein L20, which translates to MPRVKGGPQTRQRRKKRLKLASGQYGGKSKLFRTATESVDKGQAYAYTGRKQRKRNFRQLWVTRISAAVRAQGVTYSQFMNALKKANVLLNRKMLSEMAIHDPQGFSHLVSLTKGDGQPVAA; encoded by the coding sequence ATGCCAAGGGTAAAAGGTGGGCCACAAACTCGGCAGCGCCGGAAAAAGCGGCTCAAACTGGCGAGTGGCCAATATGGAGGAAAAAGTAAACTTTTCCGGACTGCCACCGAATCAGTTGATAAGGGGCAAGCATATGCGTACACCGGACGAAAACAGAGAAAACGTAATTTCCGGCAGCTCTGGGTCACCAGGATCAGTGCGGCTGTTCGCGCACAAGGAGTCACCTATAGTCAGTTCATGAATGCGCTAAAGAAAGCCAATGTGTTATTAAATCGAAAAATGCTTTCAGAAATGGCGATTCACGATCCTCAAGGCTTTTCACATCTTGTGTCCCTCACCAAGGGAGACGGTCAACCCGTCGCTGCCTAA
- the pheT gene encoding phenylalanine--tRNA ligase subunit beta: MPTISIFQKDFCRLVGRDASMSEIEQWMPYVKGEVKDVSQETGEVRVELQDTNRPDLWCVEGIARQIRSVLNKGMPPYSFFSEKRGAKRRIQVAQGMEAVRPYVAGCVSLGYAMTPDGLDQCIQTQEKLADAFGRKRETVSIGLYRASAIAFPVTYGLVKPDEIRFTPLGFEEKMTPQEILTVHPKGLEYGSILAGCERLPLLWDSDGQVLSFPPIINSRELGEVQLGDTDLLVEVTGTDLSMVVLALNIFACNLADRGATIESLNINYPYKTEFGTTIKTPLGMNQSQRISMEAIEQALGMPLGSEAIQEALASYGYQVKATRQSVSVTLPAFRNDFMHVMDVAEDVAITRGYESFSPIMPQTFTVGSLSMEEQTSDRMRDLLVGFGFQEIFSNIMASHQELVDRMRITDTEYARLVEVDNVMSQTYACLRPSILPCLLRVEALSPRAFYPHLLFEVGETAQLDLEANVGSRTTLSIAAISANSGANFSEIHSYLDLLMYYMAWPYELEPVTHPSFLEGRVGRIRCEGYAVGYIGEFHPEVLEAWQIDMPTSGFEFEIRKPEA; the protein is encoded by the coding sequence ATGCCAACCATTTCCATTTTCCAAAAAGATTTCTGCCGACTTGTCGGTCGTGATGCCTCCATGTCCGAAATTGAACAATGGATGCCCTATGTGAAAGGGGAGGTAAAAGACGTCTCACAGGAAACCGGTGAAGTGCGTGTGGAACTTCAAGATACCAACCGGCCTGATTTATGGTGTGTGGAAGGGATCGCCCGACAAATTCGATCGGTGCTGAATAAAGGGATGCCCCCATACTCATTTTTTTCGGAAAAGAGGGGCGCGAAACGGCGGATTCAAGTGGCCCAGGGCATGGAAGCCGTTCGACCATATGTCGCGGGTTGCGTCTCATTGGGCTATGCCATGACGCCGGATGGCCTCGACCAGTGTATTCAAACTCAGGAAAAATTAGCCGACGCTTTTGGACGAAAACGTGAAACTGTATCCATAGGCCTCTATCGTGCCTCCGCCATTGCCTTTCCTGTCACGTATGGCCTCGTGAAACCGGATGAAATTCGATTTACGCCATTGGGATTTGAGGAAAAAATGACCCCCCAGGAAATCCTCACCGTCCATCCCAAGGGTCTGGAATATGGATCAATTCTCGCTGGATGTGAACGGTTGCCGCTTCTTTGGGATTCAGATGGACAGGTGTTGTCCTTTCCTCCCATTATCAACAGTCGTGAACTTGGTGAAGTGCAGTTAGGAGACACCGACTTACTCGTGGAAGTCACCGGAACCGATTTAAGCATGGTTGTCTTGGCCTTGAACATTTTTGCCTGCAATTTAGCCGATCGTGGGGCCACCATTGAATCACTGAACATTAACTATCCCTACAAAACTGAATTCGGCACGACCATTAAAACCCCACTGGGCATGAATCAATCCCAACGGATTTCCATGGAAGCCATTGAACAGGCCTTGGGCATGCCACTCGGTTCGGAGGCTATTCAGGAGGCCCTTGCCTCTTATGGATACCAGGTGAAAGCAACGAGACAGTCCGTATCCGTCACCTTACCCGCTTTTCGAAACGATTTTATGCATGTGATGGATGTCGCGGAAGATGTGGCCATTACCCGAGGCTATGAATCGTTTTCTCCCATCATGCCACAGACCTTCACCGTTGGAAGTCTCTCCATGGAAGAACAAACCAGCGATCGCATGCGTGATCTTCTGGTCGGATTTGGATTTCAGGAAATTTTTTCCAATATCATGGCTTCCCATCAGGAGTTGGTGGACAGAATGCGGATTACGGACACTGAATATGCGCGACTGGTAGAAGTGGACAACGTCATGTCCCAAACTTATGCCTGTCTGAGACCTTCTATTTTACCATGTCTGCTTAGGGTGGAAGCTCTCTCACCTCGTGCGTTTTATCCCCATCTACTTTTTGAGGTGGGAGAAACGGCTCAACTGGATTTGGAGGCCAATGTGGGTTCTCGTACGACCCTGTCCATTGCCGCCATTAGCGCCAATTCGGGAGCGAATTTTTCAGAAATTCATAGCTATCTGGATTTATTGATGTATTACATGGCGTGGCCCTACGAACTGGAGCCAGTCACTCATCCCTCATTTTTAGAGGGACGAGTTGGCCGAATCCGTTGTGAAGGGTATGCGGTGGGATATATCGGAGAGTTCCACCCTGAAGTACTCGAAGCCTGGCAAATCGATATGCCAACCTCAGGATTTGAATTCGAGATCAGAAAGCCGGAAGCTTAG
- the pheS gene encoding phenylalanine--tRNA ligase subunit alpha yields MISPNNTDSLHPLEIQVLRELGKNPQPLSDLQLANQTELAPSQVSMAVGWLLTKQLVSLSSETTTTYVSLTTVGAQYHQPDSSPLEWILQTVKSAAHEGSSPTVKDLQGTEKFQPSELSRAIGILKKEGVVQMGAGGVLEITSKDSDTVRDLRSLLNQIQEGARPLDSFASDQQALLRQYAVKRGNTQEPFRIDDHTERTYVLTDEGRKLLPHLREGAAQEISQLTPELLKDGSWRHVSFRKYSINLRPPRLAVGRRHSYREFLDTVKYKLTSMGFQEMRGELIETEFWDMDALFMPQFHPARAIHDVYFVKNPKMAKKIQEPFLSQVAQVHRDGGTSGSKGWKYEYDPERAKRLVLRSQGTAVSARTLAKNPPVPGKFFSIARCFRYDNVDATHATDFFQVEGIVLGSDINFRTLLGLLQLFATEMAQAKEIRFFPAYFPFTEPSVELHVRHPKLGWMELGGAGLLRSEVTIPLGVTVPVIAWGLGLDRMAMIALGIQDIRDLFTSDLEAVRNMRRHF; encoded by the coding sequence ATGATTTCTCCCAATAATACCGACAGCCTTCATCCTCTCGAAATTCAGGTCCTCCGTGAACTGGGGAAAAACCCTCAGCCACTTTCAGACCTTCAACTTGCCAACCAAACGGAGCTAGCCCCTTCACAAGTCAGTATGGCCGTCGGCTGGCTGCTTACGAAACAACTGGTGAGCCTGTCGTCCGAAACCACAACGACCTATGTCTCCCTCACCACGGTCGGTGCCCAATACCACCAGCCCGACTCTTCTCCACTTGAGTGGATTCTTCAGACGGTGAAGAGTGCCGCTCATGAAGGCTCTTCACCTACCGTGAAGGACCTTCAAGGTACGGAGAAATTCCAGCCCTCAGAGCTAAGCCGGGCGATCGGGATTCTCAAGAAAGAAGGCGTCGTTCAGATGGGTGCAGGGGGAGTGCTGGAAATAACCAGTAAGGATAGTGACACCGTGAGGGACTTGCGAAGCCTGCTCAATCAGATTCAGGAAGGTGCACGCCCCCTGGATTCGTTTGCATCCGATCAACAGGCATTGCTTCGACAATACGCCGTCAAACGCGGCAATACGCAAGAACCCTTTCGCATCGATGATCATACCGAACGGACCTATGTCCTTACAGATGAGGGCCGGAAACTTCTGCCTCATTTACGGGAAGGGGCTGCCCAAGAAATTTCTCAATTGACCCCTGAACTCTTAAAAGACGGGTCCTGGCGTCACGTATCCTTTCGCAAATATTCCATTAACCTTCGCCCTCCTCGCCTGGCGGTCGGCAGACGGCATTCCTATCGGGAATTTCTGGATACCGTGAAGTACAAGCTTACGAGCATGGGGTTTCAGGAAATGCGTGGCGAACTCATTGAGACGGAATTTTGGGATATGGACGCGCTTTTCATGCCTCAATTCCATCCTGCTCGTGCCATCCATGATGTGTATTTTGTCAAGAATCCCAAGATGGCTAAGAAAATTCAGGAGCCATTTCTCAGCCAGGTAGCCCAAGTCCACCGGGATGGGGGAACGAGCGGATCGAAAGGGTGGAAATACGAGTATGACCCGGAGCGGGCGAAGCGCTTAGTCCTCCGCAGCCAAGGCACCGCCGTTTCCGCTCGGACATTGGCAAAAAATCCCCCCGTTCCCGGTAAATTCTTTTCTATCGCCCGGTGTTTTCGTTATGACAATGTCGATGCCACGCATGCCACCGACTTTTTTCAGGTGGAAGGGATTGTGCTTGGCTCTGATATCAATTTTCGAACACTTTTGGGACTCCTGCAATTGTTCGCCACGGAAATGGCTCAAGCCAAAGAGATTCGATTTTTTCCGGCTTATTTCCCGTTTACCGAACCCTCGGTGGAATTGCATGTCCGTCATCCCAAACTTGGATGGATGGAATTGGGAGGCGCCGGCCTTTTACGCTCTGAAGTCACCATACCGTTAGGGGTGACGGTTCCGGTCATTGCTTGGGGACTCGGGTTGGATCGAATGGCCATGATCGCCCTTGGGATACAAGATATTCGCGATTTATTCACTTCCGACCTAGAAGCGGTTCGCAATATGCGCCGTCATTTTTAG
- the rpe gene encoding ribulose-phosphate 3-epimerase — protein sequence MPVTPLISPSILSADFARLAEAVQMVEAAGADWIHVDVMDGHFVPNLTVGPPMVEALRKVTSLPLDVHLMMTNADDFIPEFVDAGADLLTVHVEACPHLHRTVQSIKERQVKAGVSLNPATSVTTLEEILGEVDLVLVMSVNPGFGGQQFISSSLDKIRRIRTMMNNSRSSAHLEVDGGINPTNVASVIQAGANVLVAGSAIFGSKNIPETIRQMRTAAQTVIV from the coding sequence ATGCCAGTCACACCTTTAATCTCTCCTTCAATCCTTTCTGCTGACTTTGCCCGGCTCGCGGAAGCCGTCCAGATGGTGGAAGCAGCCGGTGCGGATTGGATCCATGTGGATGTGATGGATGGCCATTTTGTTCCCAATTTGACAGTTGGTCCGCCCATGGTTGAAGCGCTTCGCAAGGTGACCTCCTTGCCATTAGATGTTCATCTGATGATGACCAACGCGGATGATTTTATCCCTGAATTCGTGGATGCCGGAGCCGACCTGTTAACCGTGCATGTCGAAGCCTGCCCACATTTACACCGCACGGTGCAGTCTATTAAGGAACGACAGGTCAAAGCCGGAGTGTCCTTAAATCCGGCGACGTCCGTCACGACCCTTGAGGAAATACTTGGTGAGGTGGATTTAGTTTTGGTGATGTCTGTGAATCCCGGCTTTGGAGGCCAACAATTTATTTCCTCCAGCCTGGATAAGATCCGGCGGATCCGGACCATGATGAATAATTCCCGCAGTTCGGCCCATTTGGAAGTGGATGGGGGAATCAACCCGACCAACGTGGCTTCGGTGATTCAGGCCGGTGCGAATGTTCTGGTTGCCGGTTCCGCCATTTTCGGCAGCAAGAATATTCCTGAAACCATTCGGCAGATGCGAACCGCGGCTCAGACCGTGATTGTCTAA
- the rsmB gene encoding 16S rRNA (cytosine(967)-C(5))-methyltransferase RsmB encodes MGARQPTSSAQPPVSSTGRSWSARKIAAAALQTIERTRAFSDDVFDHITKDLVVSTRDRHLAFELVYGVLRHYLTLDWRLDQVSRKPMIRLPLTVATTLRVAAYQLLYLDRIPASAAVNEAVQLIRKQPGHNWSGFVNAVLRNLLRQPVPPMPDPAVDATLALSIRYASPPWLVERWRESFGLTQAEHLCQQSIGIPPLTIRTNTLQCSRSQLLARLHSEEILAQETTVSPVGLIMNKCGSPGELSALQDGWCYVEDEAAQLIPLLLDPQPGDRVLDACAAPGGKSTHMAQLMKNQGTLVALDRHPGRLDRLVSNCARLGISIVQPVHHDLTATAGHDRTTHGSTTRLTVPGLLTQPFDRILLDAPCSALGILRRHPEGKLIKSLSTIQQAKALQREILDRVCGLLRPGGILVYSACSVEPEETTEIISGFCQEHPEFYQESVTPWVPAAGQSLITAMGHLCTAFQTLNMDGFFACRLKKSE; translated from the coding sequence ATGGGAGCGCGACAACCGACATCCTCCGCCCAACCACCGGTATCTTCGACTGGTCGCTCCTGGAGTGCGAGAAAAATCGCTGCCGCAGCCTTGCAGACAATTGAACGCACCCGGGCTTTCAGCGATGACGTGTTCGATCACATTACTAAAGACCTCGTGGTCAGCACCCGTGATCGGCACCTGGCGTTTGAGTTGGTCTATGGAGTGTTACGGCATTACCTCACCCTGGATTGGCGATTAGATCAGGTTTCCCGCAAGCCCATGATCCGCCTGCCGCTGACGGTCGCCACGACGCTACGGGTGGCTGCCTATCAACTGCTCTATCTCGATCGTATTCCGGCTTCCGCCGCGGTGAATGAAGCCGTTCAGCTGATCCGGAAGCAGCCTGGCCACAATTGGTCCGGTTTCGTGAATGCCGTATTGCGGAATCTACTCCGTCAACCTGTTCCGCCCATGCCCGATCCGGCAGTCGATGCCACCCTGGCCCTCTCCATTCGATATGCGAGTCCGCCCTGGTTAGTTGAGCGCTGGCGAGAATCCTTCGGACTCACACAAGCGGAACACCTTTGCCAACAGTCTATAGGCATTCCGCCGCTAACAATTCGAACGAATACTCTTCAGTGTTCCCGTTCCCAATTGCTTGCCCGCCTCCACTCGGAAGAAATCCTTGCACAGGAAACCACCGTGAGCCCCGTCGGTTTGATTATGAACAAATGTGGCAGTCCCGGCGAACTGTCCGCCTTGCAAGACGGTTGGTGTTACGTAGAGGACGAAGCCGCTCAACTCATTCCATTGCTCCTTGACCCTCAGCCCGGCGACCGGGTTCTTGATGCCTGTGCGGCTCCCGGAGGAAAATCCACACACATGGCTCAATTGATGAAAAACCAAGGGACGCTTGTGGCACTTGATCGTCATCCGGGACGGTTAGATCGGCTCGTGTCAAATTGTGCCAGGCTGGGAATCTCCATTGTTCAGCCTGTTCACCATGATCTGACTGCAACAGCCGGACACGACAGGACAACCCATGGCTCAACGACCCGCCTCACGGTTCCTGGCTTGCTGACCCAACCGTTTGACCGCATTCTGCTTGATGCCCCCTGTTCTGCTCTGGGTATTCTTCGCCGACACCCGGAAGGAAAATTAATAAAATCGTTATCGACCATCCAACAGGCCAAGGCTCTTCAACGTGAGATTCTGGATCGGGTCTGTGGCCTCTTGAGACCAGGGGGAATCTTGGTCTATAGTGCCTGCTCAGTCGAACCGGAGGAGACCACAGAGATTATCTCCGGATTTTGTCAGGAACATCCTGAATTTTATCAGGAATCCGTCACACCTTGGGTGCCCGCTGCCGGGCAATCACTCATTACTGCCATGGGGCATTTGTGTACGGCCTTTCAGACCTTGAACATGGACGGATTTTTTGCGTGCCGGTTGAAAAAATCTGAATAA
- the pdxA gene encoding 4-hydroxythreonine-4-phosphate dehydrogenase PdxA, whose protein sequence is MASAQPTNPLLAITMGDPAGIGPEIIVKALQLPKIWRVCRPLVIGSRTILEYTAQSLGASLVLMPVSGHETLPDSRMFRRGSLPVLDPFSGSVRPVRIGRVTARSGDMAVTCIQTAVRLAQAGCVQGIVTAPINKHAMHLAGHTYPGHTEMLADLTNAKESGMMIVGGPLKILFATTHLALRDVPNLLTSPTVLRAIRLAHQGLTCLFHIQKPHIGVAGLNPHAGENGLFGDEEGRIIQPAIRQAKKQGIACSGPHPADTLFGKAVRGSFDGIVALYHDQGLIPLKTVAFGHCVNITVGLPIIRTSVDHGTAYDIAGQGKADPMSLVEAIEMAAKLATHSP, encoded by the coding sequence ATGGCTTCCGCCCAACCGACCAACCCGCTTCTGGCGATTACCATGGGCGATCCTGCCGGGATCGGACCGGAAATTATTGTGAAGGCTCTCCAGTTGCCGAAAATCTGGCGAGTTTGTCGGCCCCTGGTCATCGGTAGCCGGACCATCCTGGAATACACCGCGCAATCCTTGGGGGCCTCACTGGTTCTTATGCCGGTGAGCGGGCACGAAACACTCCCGGATTCTCGAATGTTCCGTCGGGGCTCTCTCCCGGTCTTGGATCCCTTTTCCGGATCAGTCCGTCCGGTCAGGATTGGGCGTGTCACGGCACGGTCCGGAGATATGGCCGTCACATGCATTCAAACAGCGGTCCGGTTGGCCCAGGCCGGTTGCGTACAGGGCATCGTCACGGCACCCATTAATAAACATGCGATGCATTTAGCAGGGCACACGTACCCGGGCCATACCGAGATGTTGGCGGACCTGACGAACGCAAAAGAATCGGGGATGATGATAGTCGGGGGTCCCTTGAAAATTTTATTTGCGACCACACACCTGGCTCTGCGTGATGTCCCGAACCTGTTGACCTCTCCCACAGTTCTCCGGGCCATTCGATTGGCTCATCAGGGACTCACCTGCTTGTTCCACATTCAGAAACCGCACATCGGCGTGGCGGGCCTCAATCCCCATGCGGGCGAAAATGGACTGTTTGGCGACGAGGAAGGCCGTATCATTCAACCCGCCATTCGGCAAGCCAAAAAACAGGGCATTGCCTGCTCGGGTCCTCATCCTGCCGATACCTTGTTCGGCAAGGCGGTCCGAGGATCATTTGACGGCATTGTCGCCTTGTATCATGACCAGGGATTGATTCCGCTCAAAACGGTGGCCTTCGGCCATTGCGTGAACATCACGGTGGGTCTGCCGATCATTCGCACGTCTGTTGACCACGGCACGGCCTACGACATTGCCGGGCAAGGCAAGGCTGATCCCATGAGCCTTGTTGAGGCCATTGAAATGGCTGCCAAGTTGGCCACACACTCCCCATGA